One Planctomycetia bacterium DNA segment encodes these proteins:
- a CDS encoding glucose-1-phosphate adenylyltransferase, giving the protein MNKTIALVLGGGRGTRLLPLTKFRSKPAVPLAGKYRLIDIPLSNCINSGMNRIYVLTQFNSVSLHRHIRRTYNFDAFSDGFVEILAAQQTNEKEIWYQGTADAVRQHLRYLQQPGIDYVLILSGDQLYHMNYNEMLETHKRLKADVTIAALPVDRKQASGFGVMRLDDNGRVLGFLEKPKTDEEAQAFRTDPAWIDARGIPSKGRDLLASMGIYVFNRDVLVDVLTKTNYADFGKEIFPASIRTRKVSVHLFDGYWEDIGTIQSFFEANLALAQNSPSFDLMSGDSPIFTRSRSLAPTRIEGATIRQSLIADGCHIDEGAVIENSVIGLRCRIGKNVRIRNTIVMGHDFFQEPDQIAADHARGVPPMGIGEGTIIERAIIDKNCRIGRNVHIVNDRELRDRADDGTAAICDGIICVVKEATMADGWRLM; this is encoded by the coding sequence ATGAATAAGACGATTGCTCTCGTGCTCGGCGGCGGACGCGGAACCCGGCTCTTGCCGCTGACGAAGTTTCGCTCGAAGCCCGCCGTGCCGTTGGCCGGAAAGTATCGTCTGATCGACATTCCGCTATCGAACTGCATCAACAGCGGGATGAACCGGATCTACGTCCTCACGCAGTTCAACTCCGTCAGTTTGCACCGCCATATTCGCCGCACGTACAACTTCGACGCCTTCAGCGACGGCTTCGTCGAAATCTTGGCGGCGCAGCAGACCAACGAAAAAGAGATCTGGTACCAAGGGACCGCCGACGCCGTGCGGCAACACTTGCGATACCTGCAGCAGCCCGGCATCGACTACGTGCTGATTCTGTCGGGCGATCAGCTTTATCACATGAACTACAACGAGATGCTCGAGACGCATAAGCGGCTTAAGGCCGACGTGACGATCGCCGCTCTGCCGGTCGATCGGAAGCAAGCCTCGGGCTTCGGCGTGATGCGGCTCGACGACAACGGCCGCGTTCTCGGTTTCTTAGAGAAGCCGAAGACCGACGAAGAGGCGCAAGCATTCCGCACCGATCCGGCTTGGATCGACGCCCGCGGCATCCCGAGCAAAGGGCGCGACCTGCTCGCCAGCATGGGCATCTACGTGTTCAATCGCGACGTGCTCGTCGATGTGCTGACGAAAACCAATTACGCCGACTTCGGCAAGGAAATCTTTCCGGCCTCGATTCGAACGCGCAAAGTCTCCGTCCACCTTTTCGACGGCTACTGGGAAGACATCGGCACGATCCAATCGTTCTTCGAGGCCAATCTGGCGCTCGCACAGAACAGTCCTTCGTTCGATCTGATGTCGGGCGATTCGCCGATCTTCACCCGCTCGCGCTCGCTCGCGCCGACGCGCATCGAAGGGGCGACGATTCGTCAAAGCCTCATCGCCGACGGGTGCCACATCGACGAAGGGGCTGTGATCGAGAACAGCGTCATCGGGCTTCGTTGCCGCATCGGCAAGAACGTCCGAATCCGCAATACGATCGTGATGGGTCACGACTTCTTCCAAGAGCCCGACCAGATTGCGGCCGATCATGCGCGCGGTGTGCCGCCGATGGGAATCGGCGAAGGGACGATCATCGAGCGGGCCATCATCGACAAGAATTGCCGTATCGGCCGCAACGTGCATATCGTCAACGATCGCGAACTTCGCGACCGTGCCGACGACGGCACCGCGGCCATTTGCGACGGCATCATTTGCGTCGTCAAAGAAGCAACGATGGCCGATGGTTGGCGGTTGATGTAG
- a CDS encoding TlpA family protein disulfide reductase, which produces MNRLLIAVFLGTSCCSLGLAAEGPTLVQRMTLSERVSKINAEFADAMKQTGRDAALQTMIVGKRNEALARLALAAEAGKSTEHDELTKIYFILDRFEDCVRQARLAIKSRADDYASQQKLVLSLGHLEKTEDAIAELKAMINRDVAPEKLNQYLSNTSFTVAAYVLLLTNNHKYAEAEGVLSAWDAKLGKLTLASEPLKPAGDNAKKGLASLRARMELAKKRDALLGGPYFPIVEATWLNGSPLTPEELRGKVVLLDFWAVWCGPCLATFPHLREWHDKYADKGLVIIGSTTRYGYDWNPETHRIKRVENLPPAEEDVATAAFAKWHELKHRIAVMPDRDLSTKYAVSGIPQAVLIDRQGIVRLIFVGSNEESAKLLEKGIRDALGLKDEAATQ; this is translated from the coding sequence ATGAATCGTCTGCTAATCGCGGTTTTCCTCGGCACGTCATGCTGTTCGCTCGGTCTCGCCGCCGAGGGGCCGACGTTGGTGCAGCGGATGACCCTCAGCGAGCGGGTCTCGAAGATTAATGCCGAGTTCGCCGATGCGATGAAGCAAACCGGTCGAGATGCGGCGTTGCAAACCATGATCGTCGGCAAGCGGAACGAAGCCCTCGCGCGGCTGGCGCTCGCGGCCGAAGCCGGCAAGTCGACCGAGCACGATGAGCTGACGAAGATCTATTTTATTCTCGACCGCTTCGAAGACTGCGTCCGTCAGGCTCGGCTCGCGATAAAATCGCGAGCCGATGATTATGCTTCGCAGCAAAAGCTCGTCCTCTCGCTCGGGCACTTGGAAAAAACAGAGGACGCGATCGCGGAATTGAAAGCGATGATCAATCGCGACGTTGCGCCGGAAAAGCTGAATCAGTATCTCAGCAACACCTCGTTCACCGTCGCCGCCTACGTTTTACTGCTCACCAACAATCATAAGTATGCCGAGGCCGAAGGAGTGCTTTCCGCTTGGGATGCCAAGCTCGGCAAGCTCACGCTCGCAAGCGAACCGCTCAAGCCCGCCGGAGACAACGCGAAAAAAGGGCTCGCATCCTTACGCGCGCGCATGGAGTTGGCGAAGAAGCGCGACGCGCTGCTCGGCGGGCCTTACTTCCCGATCGTCGAAGCGACTTGGCTCAACGGCTCTCCTTTAACGCCGGAAGAGCTGCGCGGCAAAGTCGTGTTGCTCGACTTCTGGGCCGTCTGGTGCGGACCGTGCCTCGCCACATTTCCGCACCTGCGCGAGTGGCACGACAAATACGCCGACAAAGGGCTCGTCATCATCGGCAGCACGACGCGCTACGGCTACGATTGGAATCCGGAGACCCATCGCATCAAGCGTGTCGAGAACTTGCCGCCGGCCGAGGAAGATGTCGCCACCGCGGCTTTCGCCAAGTGGCATGAGCTGAAACATCGGATCGCCGTCATGCCCGACCGCGACCTGTCGACGAAGTACGCCGTGTCGGGCATTCCGCAGGCAGTGCTCATCGACCGGCAAGGAATCGTTCGGTTGATCTTCGTCGGCAGCAACGAAGAGAGCGCGAAGTTGCTCGAAAAAGGAATTCGCGACGCCCTCGGGCTCAAAGACGAAGCGGCGACGCAGTAG
- a CDS encoding carbon storage regulator has translation MLVLTRRVGESIRIGDDIVVTLVQIGPGKVRLGIEAAPDVVILREELLDRPSTPAPLSVADPTSEAATASPLRL, from the coding sequence ATGCTCGTACTCACACGTCGCGTCGGGGAAAGTATCCGCATCGGGGACGACATCGTCGTCACGCTCGTCCAGATCGGGCCGGGCAAGGTGAGGCTCGGCATCGAGGCCGCACCGGACGTCGTCATTCTGCGCGAAGAGTTGCTAGACCGGCCTTCCACGCCGGCCCCCCTCTCGGTCGCCGACCCAACGAGCGAGGCCGCTACTGCGTCGCCGCTTCGTCTTTGA
- a CDS encoding serine protein kinase — MSSGSSIISLIAERQDLDQFRKKNWIGSFEEYLDLVKHDPKVTRNAFVRVYDMIVSYGTETYEVNRERRVRYRFFDDPDHAGDDAVFGLEDSLTALVNALKSAAKGYGVEKRVLLMHGPVGSSKSTIARLLKHGLERYTASDDGALYTLGWVDLENAENMHWCPMHEEPLHLVPHRFRADVAAKLNEAHPNGEEDFRVKINGELCPFCRYIYHERLAQYGGDWTRVVQDVRVRRQLLSEKDRIGIGTFQPKDEKNQDSTELTGDINYRKIALYGSDSDPRAFNFDGEFNVANRGIIEFVEVLKLDVAFLYDLLGASQEHKIKPKKFAQTDIDEVIIGHTNEPEYRRLQNNEFMEALRDRTIKIDIPYVSKLSDEIHIYEKDYNRGKVRGKHIAPHTIEMAAMWAVLTRLEPPKNAGLSLLQKLKLYNGKSLPGFTEDNVKELREQATTEGLFGISPRYVQDKISNALVSHPDAKSINPFMVINELEAGLKHHSLITNEETKTHYRELLSVVKEEYENIVKNEVQRAIAADEDALKRMCANYIDNVKAYTQREKVKNKFTGQYDEPDERLMRSIEAKIDVPESRKDDFRREIMNYIGALMIDGKTFDYKTNERLYRALELKLFEDQKDTIKLTSLVSNVVDADTQAKIDVVKGRLIRDYGYDDESATDVLTYVASIFARGDVKK; from the coding sequence ATGAGCAGTGGAAGCTCGATCATCTCACTGATCGCCGAACGGCAAGATCTCGATCAGTTCCGCAAGAAGAACTGGATCGGATCGTTCGAGGAATATCTCGATCTCGTCAAGCACGACCCGAAGGTGACGCGCAACGCCTTCGTGCGCGTGTACGACATGATCGTGTCGTACGGCACCGAAACCTACGAAGTGAACCGTGAACGGCGCGTGCGCTATCGCTTCTTCGACGATCCCGATCACGCCGGCGACGATGCCGTCTTCGGCCTGGAAGACTCGCTGACGGCCTTGGTGAACGCCTTGAAAAGCGCCGCCAAAGGCTACGGCGTCGAGAAGCGCGTGCTGCTGATGCACGGTCCGGTCGGTAGCAGCAAAAGCACGATCGCGCGGCTCTTGAAGCACGGCCTCGAGCGCTACACCGCGAGCGACGACGGAGCGCTCTACACGCTCGGCTGGGTCGACTTGGAGAACGCGGAGAATATGCATTGGTGCCCGATGCACGAAGAGCCGTTGCATCTGGTGCCGCATCGCTTCCGAGCCGACGTGGCGGCCAAGCTCAACGAAGCGCATCCCAACGGCGAAGAAGACTTCCGCGTCAAGATCAACGGCGAGCTCTGCCCGTTCTGCCGTTACATCTATCACGAACGCTTAGCGCAGTACGGCGGCGACTGGACGCGCGTCGTGCAAGACGTGCGCGTGCGTCGTCAACTGCTCAGCGAAAAAGATCGGATCGGCATCGGCACGTTCCAACCGAAAGACGAAAAGAACCAAGACTCGACGGAACTGACCGGCGACATCAACTACCGTAAGATCGCGCTGTACGGCAGCGACAGCGATCCGCGCGCCTTCAACTTCGACGGCGAATTCAACGTCGCCAATCGGGGCATCATCGAGTTCGTCGAAGTCTTGAAGCTCGACGTCGCGTTCCTCTACGACCTGCTCGGCGCCAGCCAAGAACATAAGATCAAGCCGAAGAAATTCGCGCAAACCGATATCGACGAAGTCATCATCGGCCATACGAACGAGCCGGAATATCGTCGACTGCAGAACAACGAGTTCATGGAGGCTCTGCGCGACCGCACGATCAAGATCGACATTCCGTACGTGTCGAAGCTGAGCGATGAGATCCACATCTACGAGAAGGACTACAACCGCGGCAAGGTGCGCGGCAAGCATATCGCTCCGCACACGATCGAAATGGCCGCGATGTGGGCCGTGCTCACGCGTCTGGAACCCCCGAAAAACGCCGGCTTGAGCCTCTTACAGAAGCTCAAGCTCTACAACGGCAAGTCGCTTCCCGGCTTCACCGAAGACAACGTCAAAGAATTGCGCGAGCAAGCCACGACGGAAGGCTTATTCGGCATCTCGCCGCGCTACGTGCAAGACAAGATCTCGAACGCATTGGTCTCGCATCCCGATGCGAAGTCGATCAATCCGTTCATGGTGATTAACGAGCTCGAAGCCGGCTTGAAGCATCACAGCCTCATCACGAACGAGGAAACGAAGACGCACTACCGCGAGTTGCTCTCCGTCGTGAAGGAGGAGTACGAGAACATCGTGAAGAACGAAGTGCAACGAGCCATCGCAGCAGATGAAGATGCGTTGAAGCGGATGTGCGCGAACTACATCGACAACGTCAAAGCTTACACGCAGCGCGAAAAAGTGAAGAACAAGTTCACCGGCCAATACGACGAACCCGACGAACGGCTGATGCGCTCGATCGAAGCGAAGATCGACGTGCCGGAAAGCCGCAAAGACGACTTCCGTCGCGAGATCATGAACTACATCGGCGCGTTGATGATCGACGGCAAGACCTTCGATTACAAAACGAACGAGCGCCTCTATCGGGCCCTCGAGCTCAAGCTGTTCGAAGACCAGAAAGACACGATCAAGCTGACGAGCCTGGTCTCGAACGTCGTCGATGCCGATACGCAGGCGAAGATCGACGTCGTGAAAGGCCGGCTCATTCGCGACTACGGCTACGACGACGAAAGCGCAACCGACGTGTTGACGTATGTCGCCAGCATCTTCGCGCGCGGCGACGTGAAGAAATAA
- a CDS encoding SpoVR family protein — protein sequence MSQVREIPFPPHLAEIQRQMEGHARSYGLDFFPTIFELVDCDQLNAVAAYGGFPTRYPHWRWGMEYEQLSKGYHYGLQKIYELVINNDPCYAYLMTSNEITDQKMVMAHVYGHCDFFKNNLWFAHTNRKMMDQTANNGNRIRRHMDRYGVDTVETFIDACLSIEDLIDIHAPHIKRHDDKPEPVRQPLGQYDEDDEAPASGKLKSKDYMDSYINPKHALAAEAEARLAKHDQAGRRFPTQPARDVMSFVMENAPLKAWQADVLGIIRDEAYYFAPQAQTKIMNEGWASYWHSTIMTRHGMAPSDLICYCDHNAGTLSTAGGRFNPYKIGVELYRDIEERWNRGQFGKEYDDCDDLDAKRRWDTKAGLGRQKIFEVRRVYNDLTFIDSFLTLDFCRRHRLFSFGFNQGSDQYEIESREFPLIKERLLFNLTNAGRPIIQIVDGNYKNRGELYLEHLHNGVDLQMNYARDTLTNLCRLWARPVHIETTLDNAKVVLSYDGTQHTQRACEA from the coding sequence ATGTCGCAAGTCAGAGAAATCCCGTTTCCGCCTCATTTGGCCGAGATTCAGCGCCAAATGGAAGGGCATGCGCGCAGCTACGGCCTCGACTTCTTCCCCACGATCTTCGAGCTCGTCGACTGCGATCAGCTCAACGCCGTCGCCGCCTATGGAGGTTTCCCGACGCGCTATCCTCACTGGCGATGGGGCATGGAATACGAGCAGCTCTCCAAGGGCTACCACTACGGGCTCCAGAAAATCTACGAGCTCGTCATCAACAACGATCCCTGCTACGCCTACTTGATGACGTCGAACGAGATCACCGATCAGAAGATGGTCATGGCGCATGTCTACGGCCATTGCGACTTCTTCAAGAACAATCTGTGGTTCGCGCATACGAATCGCAAGATGATGGATCAAACGGCGAACAACGGCAATCGCATCCGCCGACACATGGATCGCTACGGCGTCGACACGGTCGAAACGTTCATCGACGCCTGCCTCAGCATCGAAGACCTCATCGACATTCACGCGCCGCACATCAAGCGCCACGACGACAAACCGGAACCCGTGCGGCAACCGCTCGGGCAATACGACGAAGACGACGAAGCGCCGGCGTCCGGCAAGCTGAAGTCGAAAGACTACATGGATTCGTACATCAACCCAAAGCATGCGCTGGCCGCGGAGGCGGAAGCTCGCCTCGCCAAACACGACCAAGCGGGCCGACGCTTCCCGACTCAGCCCGCGCGCGACGTCATGTCGTTCGTCATGGAAAACGCACCGCTCAAGGCGTGGCAGGCCGATGTGCTCGGGATCATCCGAGACGAAGCCTACTACTTCGCGCCGCAGGCCCAAACCAAGATCATGAACGAAGGTTGGGCCAGCTATTGGCACAGCACGATCATGACGCGCCACGGCATGGCACCGAGCGACTTGATCTGCTACTGCGATCATAACGCGGGGACGCTGTCGACTGCCGGCGGGCGATTCAATCCCTACAAGATCGGCGTCGAACTCTATCGCGACATCGAAGAACGATGGAATCGGGGCCAATTCGGCAAGGAATACGACGACTGCGACGATCTCGACGCCAAACGCCGCTGGGACACGAAGGCAGGCTTAGGCCGTCAGAAAATCTTCGAGGTTCGTCGGGTCTACAACGACCTCACGTTCATCGACAGCTTCCTGACGCTCGACTTTTGCCGCCGACATCGGCTCTTTAGCTTCGGTTTCAACCAAGGGAGCGATCAATACGAGATCGAGAGCCGCGAGTTCCCGCTGATTAAAGAAAGATTGCTTTTTAATCTAACGAACGCCGGCCGGCCGATTATTCAGATAGTCGACGGCAACTACAAGAACCGCGGGGAGCTCTACCTCGAACACTTGCATAACGGCGTCGATCTGCAAATGAACTATGCCCGTGATACGTTGACGAACCTTTGTCGATTGTGGGCCCGACCGGTCCATATCGAAACCACGTTGGACAATGCGAAGGTCGTGCTGTCGTACGATGGCACGCAACATACGCAGCGGGCATGCGAGGCTTAA
- a CDS encoding DUF444 family protein has protein sequence MTMKIDNDLSRFRQIVKGKIRDNLKKYVTHGEMIGRKGGDLVSIPIPQLDVPHFRYGKNGSGGVGQGAGEKGTPVGKGEDEQPGSGKAGGDPGGHIVEVEVSLEELAEILGNELQLPRIEPKGKDNITTEKVRYSSIRSTGPESLRHFRRTYMQALKRQISSKTYDAVSPMIVPIREDKRYRSWSTHPLPDANAVAIYVMDVSGSMTDDQKSIVRTESFWIDTWLRSHYPGLERRYIIHDAAAQIVDEHTFYHTRESGGTRISAAYKSVIELLTTSFNPSEWNVYVFQFSDGDNWGEDNQQSLAMLREHILPKVNLFCYGQVESPYGSGEYLRTLRGALGEKFDNLVFSEIKNKEAIYDSIKQFLGKGK, from the coding sequence ATGACGATGAAAATCGACAACGACCTTTCGCGATTCCGACAGATCGTGAAAGGAAAGATTCGTGACAACCTAAAAAAGTACGTCACGCACGGCGAAATGATCGGCCGCAAAGGAGGCGACCTGGTCAGCATCCCGATTCCGCAACTCGACGTGCCCCACTTTCGCTACGGCAAGAACGGCTCCGGCGGCGTCGGCCAAGGTGCCGGAGAAAAGGGAACGCCGGTCGGCAAAGGCGAAGACGAGCAGCCGGGCAGCGGCAAGGCCGGCGGAGATCCGGGCGGGCACATCGTCGAAGTCGAGGTCTCGCTCGAAGAGCTCGCGGAGATCCTCGGCAACGAGTTGCAATTACCGCGGATCGAACCCAAGGGAAAAGACAACATCACGACCGAGAAGGTCCGCTACTCGAGCATTCGCTCAACCGGCCCGGAATCGCTACGCCACTTCCGTCGCACCTACATGCAGGCGTTGAAACGGCAAATTTCGTCGAAGACGTACGATGCCGTAAGCCCGATGATCGTGCCGATCCGAGAAGACAAGCGCTACCGATCGTGGTCGACGCATCCGTTGCCCGACGCCAACGCCGTCGCGATTTACGTGATGGACGTATCCGGCTCGATGACCGACGACCAGAAGTCGATCGTGCGCACGGAGTCGTTCTGGATCGACACCTGGCTGCGGAGCCATTATCCAGGCCTAGAACGGCGCTACATCATCCACGATGCCGCGGCGCAGATCGTCGACGAGCATACGTTTTACCACACGCGCGAAAGCGGCGGCACGCGGATCAGCGCGGCATACAAATCGGTCATCGAGCTGTTAACGACGTCGTTCAACCCCAGCGAGTGGAACGTCTACGTCTTCCAATTCTCCGACGGCGACAATTGGGGCGAAGACAACCAGCAGAGCCTCGCGATGCTGCGCGAGCATATTCTGCCGAAGGTCAATCTCTTCTGTTACGGACAAGTCGAAAGCCCTTACGGCAGCGGCGAGTATTTGCGCACGTTGCGTGGCGCGCTCGGCGAGAAGTTCGACAACCTCGTCTTCTCGGAAATCAAAAACAAAGAAGCGATTTACGATTCGATTAAGCAATTTCTCGGGAAGGGGAAGTAA
- a CDS encoding phytanoyl-CoA dioxygenase family protein, with product MAADLSLRHELVGDLFSIPQSAAEWDRYRLTDEQVASFHENGYLAGVRMLDDEQVEQLRKELTDLFDPTLDGNELFYEYHTNESADPSKVLFHALGAWRIRPGFHDILWNPRFTMAASQLLDGAVRFWHDQLFCKPALDGGVVAWHQDYSYWTRTVPMAHLTCWIGLDDATSENGCLQYIPKSHTWNLLPITGLAGKMDAIRKVLCDEQMAQFKPVAIELKKGECAFHHPLLIHGSQENRTDRPRRAVVINAIRDGVRSASDEPLLKGVPSVAAGSPIAGRFFPLLKA from the coding sequence ATGGCTGCCGATCTTTCGCTTCGTCATGAACTCGTCGGCGATTTGTTTTCGATCCCCCAAAGCGCGGCCGAATGGGACCGCTATCGGCTCACCGACGAGCAGGTCGCGTCGTTTCATGAGAACGGCTACTTGGCGGGCGTGCGCATGCTCGACGACGAGCAGGTCGAGCAGCTTCGCAAGGAGTTGACCGATTTGTTCGACCCGACGCTCGACGGCAACGAGCTCTTTTACGAATACCATACGAACGAGTCGGCCGATCCGAGCAAGGTGCTGTTTCACGCGCTCGGTGCGTGGCGGATTAGGCCGGGCTTTCACGATATCTTATGGAACCCGCGGTTCACGATGGCCGCTTCGCAATTGCTCGACGGTGCGGTTCGCTTCTGGCACGACCAACTCTTCTGCAAGCCGGCGCTCGACGGCGGCGTCGTGGCTTGGCATCAAGACTATTCGTATTGGACGCGCACCGTGCCGATGGCCCATCTCACTTGTTGGATCGGTCTCGACGATGCGACCTCGGAGAACGGCTGCCTGCAATACATTCCGAAAAGCCACACATGGAACTTGCTGCCGATCACCGGCTTGGCCGGCAAGATGGATGCCATTCGCAAGGTGCTTTGCGACGAGCAGATGGCGCAGTTCAAGCCGGTCGCCATCGAGTTGAAGAAGGGAGAATGTGCGTTCCACCATCCGCTCCTCATTCACGGCTCGCAAGAGAATCGGACTGATCGGCCGCGCAGAGCGGTCGTCATCAACGCGATTCGCGACGGCGTTCGTTCCGCTTCCGACGAGCCGCTGCTTAAGGGCGTGCCGAGCGTGGCCGCGGGCTCGCCGATCGCGGGACGATTTTTTCCGCTGCTCAAAGCGTAA
- a CDS encoding response regulator, producing MTTDPSPPIAATKRVLLVDDDYEIIDSLRMLLEAKGYTILVARDGNQGLAMAEREDPDLMILDMMMPKRSGFLVLEKLRRTRPVPMKIIMITANEGSRHKAYAEMLGVDDYIRKPFAMDRLLESVEKLIGKGK from the coding sequence ATGACCACCGATCCGAGTCCTCCGATCGCCGCTACGAAGCGCGTGCTCCTAGTCGACGACGATTACGAAATCATCGACTCGCTCCGCATGCTGCTCGAAGCGAAAGGCTATACGATTCTCGTTGCTCGCGACGGCAACCAAGGGCTTGCGATGGCCGAGCGCGAAGACCCCGACTTGATGATCCTCGACATGATGATGCCGAAGCGCAGCGGCTTCTTGGTGCTGGAAAAACTCCGCCGCACACGGCCCGTGCCGATGAAGATCATTATGATCACGGCCAACGAAGGCTCGCGGCACAAAGCCTATGCGGAAATGCTCGGCGTCGACGATTACATCCGCAAACCGTTCGCAATGGACCGCTTGCTGGAGAGCGTCGAGAAGCTCATCGGCAAAGGGAAATAG
- a CDS encoding alanine--glyoxylate aminotransferase family protein, whose translation MSLPPPLNPPVRLLLGPGPSEIHPRVLRALGANTVGHLDPYYLTLMSDMQQMLRTLFRTTNPMTMAISATGSAGMESTVVNLIEPGDSMIVCVNGVFGERMVDVASRAGAAVTRVDRPWGEIFEPSHLKEALAKAKPKVVGIVMAETSTGAWQPIEEISKLVHDAGALLLVDAVTALGGVPVEVDKWEIDAIYSGSQKCLSCPPGLSPASFSPRALDVIMNRKTKVQSWYLDVSMLAKYWGQERVYHHTGPINMTYGLYEALRIVLEEGQDAAFARHLLNHQALKAGLGAIGIGYASAEGHQLPMLNAVHIPAGIDDMKVRGALLNRFGIEIGGGLGAFKGKVWRVGLMGHGSRPASVYSFLGALEQLLAEQGYKFDRGASVAAASEVYQAAL comes from the coding sequence ATGTCGCTCCCTCCGCCGCTCAATCCTCCGGTTCGTTTGTTGCTCGGTCCCGGCCCTAGCGAAATCCATCCGCGCGTGCTGCGAGCCTTGGGCGCGAACACCGTCGGGCACTTGGACCCCTATTACCTGACGCTGATGAGCGACATGCAACAGATGTTGCGCACGCTCTTTCGCACGACGAACCCGATGACCATGGCGATCTCGGCGACCGGCTCGGCGGGCATGGAAAGCACGGTCGTCAACTTGATCGAGCCGGGCGATTCGATGATCGTCTGCGTCAACGGCGTGTTCGGCGAACGAATGGTCGATGTCGCGAGCCGCGCGGGGGCCGCCGTGACGCGGGTCGATCGGCCGTGGGGCGAGATCTTCGAGCCGAGCCACCTCAAGGAAGCGCTCGCGAAGGCCAAGCCGAAGGTCGTCGGCATCGTCATGGCCGAAACCTCGACCGGCGCTTGGCAACCGATCGAAGAGATCTCGAAACTCGTTCACGATGCAGGCGCGCTGCTTCTGGTGGATGCCGTGACGGCGCTCGGCGGCGTGCCGGTCGAAGTCGACAAGTGGGAGATCGACGCCATCTACAGCGGCTCGCAGAAGTGCTTGAGCTGCCCGCCGGGCTTGTCTCCCGCTTCGTTCAGCCCACGCGCGCTGGATGTGATTATGAATCGGAAGACGAAGGTGCAAAGTTGGTACCTCGACGTCTCGATGCTCGCCAAGTATTGGGGCCAAGAGCGGGTCTACCATCACACCGGCCCGATCAACATGACCTATGGGCTCTACGAAGCCCTGCGGATCGTGCTGGAAGAAGGCCAAGACGCGGCCTTCGCGCGGCACCTGCTGAATCACCAGGCGCTCAAGGCCGGACTCGGTGCGATCGGCATCGGCTACGCCTCGGCCGAGGGGCATCAATTGCCGATGCTCAACGCCGTGCATATTCCGGCGGGCATCGACGACATGAAGGTCCGCGGAGCGCTGTTGAACCGCTTCGGCATCGAGATCGGCGGCGGGCTCGGAGCGTTTAAGGGGAAGGTCTGGCGCGTCGGCCTCATGGGACATGGCTCGCGGCCGGCAAGCGTTTATTCGTTCCTCGGGGCGCTGGAACAATTGCTCGCTGAGCAAGGATACAAATTCGATCGCGGAGCTTCCGTGGCGGCGGCTTCGGAGGTATATCAAGCGGCGCTGTAG